A single Kitasatospora kifunensis DNA region contains:
- a CDS encoding M55 family metallopeptidase, with amino-acid sequence MRIYISADMEGVTGLVDADDVQPGGRDYERGRLMMAEDVNAAIRGAVAAGATDITVNDAHGPMRNLLPEALHPAARLIRGKPKQMGMLEGLTPEHDAVICVGYHSRAGALGVLSHSFMGHEIEDIWLDGRPVGEIGLAHATAAAVGVPVTVLTGDDCACTEMTEWDASVTTVAVKYARDRFAAELRPADEARAAIEQAVAASLCAPPKAPVVDAAPSTLTVRWQSASVASMLLGIPGVTSADARTVQAQGPLPGLYRLFGVWMRVAASLTNQPPYC; translated from the coding sequence GTGCGGATCTACATCAGTGCGGACATGGAAGGCGTCACAGGGCTCGTGGACGCCGACGATGTCCAGCCGGGCGGCCGGGACTACGAGCGTGGACGGCTGATGATGGCGGAGGACGTCAACGCCGCCATCAGAGGCGCCGTCGCGGCCGGTGCCACCGACATCACCGTCAACGACGCGCACGGCCCGATGCGCAACCTCCTGCCCGAGGCGCTGCACCCAGCGGCGCGTCTCATCCGCGGCAAGCCCAAGCAGATGGGCATGCTCGAAGGCCTCACTCCCGAGCACGACGCCGTGATCTGCGTCGGCTACCACTCGCGGGCCGGTGCGCTCGGCGTGCTGAGTCACAGCTTCATGGGGCACGAGATCGAAGACATATGGCTGGACGGCCGGCCTGTGGGCGAGATCGGCCTGGCGCACGCCACCGCGGCTGCCGTCGGCGTGCCGGTGACGGTCCTCACCGGTGACGACTGTGCCTGCACGGAGATGACGGAATGGGATGCCTCGGTGACGACCGTGGCCGTGAAGTATGCGCGGGACCGATTCGCGGCAGAGCTACGCCCGGCGGACGAAGCCCGTGCGGCAATCGAGCAAGCGGTCGCTGCCAGTCTCTGCGCACCACCGAAGGCTCCGGTCGTCGATGCGGCCCCATCCACTCTCACGGTCCGCTGGCAGTCGGCTTCCGTGGCCTCGATGCTTCTGGGAATTCCAGGGGTCACCTCGGCCGATGCCCGGACCGTCCAGGCTCAGGGCCCCCTGCCCGGCCTCTACCGGCTGTTCGGTGTGTGGATGCGAGTGGCAGCGTCCCTGACCAACCAGCCGCCGTACTGCTGA